The genomic DNA TCATTACTTCCAATCTCCTCTGTATTTCTTCTTTAAGGGCTGATTTAAGAAGACTTCTGACTGGAGAAAGAATCTCAGACGTAACGCAGTAGTCAAAGATTAAAAATTCTAAGATCGAGTTCTTTTTCATTATCATCTGCTCCCTGGTAATCTTTTCTGGGTAATCGAGGTAATATTTGACTTTTTCTTCCAACGAATCAGTTCCTTTAGGAATCAAAGGAATTCTAGAGCTCCAATCTTTTATAATTCTATAGATTCCAATTGCCCCAATAGAGTCCATATGATCAAAGACTACTAGAAGGGCTAAACAAAGGTCTTTTTCATCTCTCGGTTCATGCCCGCCTAGGCCTGTTGAATGATTAGCAATAGCATATAGAATCCATTCTTGGTGTTGTACATCCGAAAGCTCATTTTGGAACAATTCATTCAGAATCTTCGCGGAACGAACCGCATGGTTTTCTTCAGATATGGTATAGCCGACGTCATGGAACACAATAGCACATTCTAGTGCATCTAGGAGTTCATTGCTAACCAATGGATTACTATTTCTAAAGAGATTGAAGCTAGAGTAGGCTCGACGGGTATGAGGAAGCCCATGAATTGTTTCTTCTTCGGTTAAGTACCGCTCAACAACCTGCCAAATCTTGGCTCTTAGCCTATCTTTCATTCTTTCTTTTCCCTCCTTTTTCCGTTTATTTTTTTGTTTAGGTGCTTTCCGTATTTCTTCCCTTAATTTCCAGGCATATTAGCCGGGATTAAGAAGAAGGTCTTTTGAGTATTCACTCTTCAGACATTTACATTATAGCAAATAAATTTTAATTTGTCAAGATAAATAAAACCCGAGGAAAGTCCTCGGGTCAATGAATGGGAAATAAAAATAGACTATTTTTTGTAACCGACATCGGGAAGCATTTCAACAATTATTTCTAAAGGAATACCTCTTAAAAGATTGTTGTAACTTCCCTCTATTCTTTGGATAAATGCTGAGCTGGAATGTTTTAGAGGATCATAACCTAAGGCATAGGTGTTATAATGAGGGTCTTCATCAAGATATTTATTAATCTCTTTATCTGAAATATTTCTCATAAAAACTTCTGTCTTAATCACCTTTGAAATCGCTCTATTTAGAGCTATATTAATCATATAAATTCCTGTATAAAATTGATGATTATTTCCTGAAAGAAACTTCAATCTCTGGGATGCCTCTTCTCTTGATTTTGGTTTTTCAAGAATTTGACCTTTAAAATATCCAACTGAATCCATTCCAATTATAATGGCATCAGAATAACTTTTGGCAGCTGCTTCAGCTTTTAATTTTGAAAGAGTTCTTACCAACTTTTCAGGGTTAGCCCTGTCTACTTGAGATTCATCCACATTACTCCTTTTTGTTTCAAAATCAATTCCTAAAAATTCAAATCCCTCCCTACGATATGGAGAGGCTGTAGCTAAAATTATTTTAGTCATGAAAAACTAATAAATTAATGAATTTTTTCTAAGTTTCCATTTAAGACAATAGGTTCCATTGCTTTAATTTCTTCTGTGTAAGGCATTTCCTCAGGAACTGGGTTGAGTATATAAATTGGTTTATTTAAATAGTATGCAACAGCAATTTCGGCAAAAGTATTACCGCCGATATAATTTTTAATTCCCATTCTATCGTAATTTAAAACTAATATAGTATCTCCCCTTTTAACTTCTTTGAAATGTTTTCTTATTAAATTATGTTTCTTCTTAAAATCGGCAACCGTTCTACCACCTTTAAAATCATCCAAATTAACTTTGCCAGTTGCAAAACTCTCTGCCATCTCTGGAAGTAAAACTTTATGTCCACTTCTTTCTAAAATCTTTTTTGCTTCAATCATCTCTTTAGCAAATTTTGCACTAGCACAAATAGTAATAGTCATCAAGAGAGATTTTAACATATTTTTTATTCTGAATCAAAAAATCGCCATCTTGGCGATTTTTTTTAACTGAGTAGAAATGATAAAATAACTCCGAGGTTATTTCAGCTCAAATCAGAATATCACTTCGTCTACTTAGAGCTCAGTCCATTCCTTCTTTTCTTCTTTCCTTTTCTCTCTAAATAACAAGGATGAAATAATTAATATCACTGTAACAAGAAGTAAAATCCAGCAGCTCGAACGGCAGAAGAAACAGTACAAAATAACTAATATAACCGTAGCAAGAAGTAAAATCCATCGCTTCTTTCTCTCTTCTCTTTTCTTTTTAGATAACAAGAATAAGATAACTAATACGACTATAACAAGGAAGGAAAGACGACAGAGGTTTTCGAAGTTAAAGAAACTAACAACTGCTGCTAAAAGTTTCTCTAAGCCTGTTTTGGGCTCCTCTTCTTCTTCGGCTAATTTTTCTTCCTCTTCAGGTTTTTCTTCCTCTTCAGGTTTTTCTTCCTCCTCGGGTTTTGCTTCTTCTTCAACTTCTTCAATAATCTCTTCTTCAACCTCAACCTCTGGAACTTCGGGTGGAGTTGGAGGAGAAATTTTCTCTATCTCTTCTCTTAATGCCTCTGTCCTATCCCCTATTTCTTCCAGTGCCTTTTCTATATCTTCAAGAGAAATTTCCTCTATTACCTCTTCTTCAACACCTTCTTCTTCAGCGCTTCCGGTAGTAAAGGTTAGCTCATCCCCTAAAATCTCAGGTGAACTTTGAGAAACTGCTCGCCAGTAGTAAGTAGTATCAGGAGTTAAACCAGTAATTGTTACTGTATGGAAAGTGACTTTAGTTGGATCCTCAATAGTTGAATTAGCATAGCCATAATTTGGGGCGTCGCCTAAAGTAGGATGAGAAACAATATCATAAATCACCCTGCTGGTAGCTGAAATATTGGTAAGCCAAGTAACAGTAGCTGTATCGGCCTGAACCTCTTCGTTTTCTTCATTAAATATAATTAAACGAGTAGGACCAGGACCACCGGTCATGACAGGACCACCGGGAGTAACTTCACAGGCTGGATCCCCTTCGCAGTCACTATCATCGCAGTCTGCATAACCATCGCAATCGTCATCTAAATCATTGTCACAAATTTCAGTGACAGGCTCATTGTCAGGCACACATTCGTCCCAGAAACCGTCTCCATCGCAAGTTTGGGTACCAACAGCACAAATACCCGATTGGCCAGTATCACATGATTGTGTTTCTTCTGGCTCGCATTCTGGTTGACAATCAGTGTCATCATCGTCAATGTCGCCGTCGCAATCATTATCTATTCCATCATTACATATTTCTTCAGCGCCAGGATTAACTTCTGGATTAGTGTCATCACAATCGTCACCTTCTAAACAATAAATCTCGTCATAAGCATAATAACCATCTCCGTCAGCGTCAGTGCATTCTGGCCCCGGACCTTCTAATTGACATTGACTTGAGCAACCGTCGCCGTCATCAATGTTTCCATCGTCACATTTTTCACCTTCCTCTACTATTCCATTTCCGCATACTGGCTCAACAGTTTCTTCTTCGCATATACAATTAATACAAACCATCCCTTCGTCACAATCTCCATCGCATTCACATTCTTCGCCATCATCTAAAATACCATCGCCACAATAAGGACCAGTTAATTCAACAATTTCACATTCGAGAGAACAATAAGTACAAGTGGACCCATATTCAGGAGTACATTCTTGGCCATTGTTTTCTCCTTCATCACATTCCTCGCCATCATCTAAAACTCCGTCACCACAATAAGGCTCAGGTTCCTCTTCTTGGTAGTTACCAAAATTTATTCCATACTTACAATAATTTTCTATCTCGACAAGGTGACAGCCATTATTTTCAGTGGGATAGGTTTGCTCCCAGCCTTCTTGCTGAACTTCACAGATGGTGTAAGAACCCGGAGATAAATTAGAAAACCTGTACTTACCTCGCTTATTAGTAACAGTGGAATCGCTGAATTGCTCAGGGCCCTCAATAGTAATGGTCCATCCTTGAAGACCTGACTCACAATAATTTTTTACTCCATTACCATTTTTGTCGTTAAATTTCATTCCTGAAATAGCGTAGGTTGGTTCAGATGGACAAAAAGAACATGCTAATGCCTGCGAAGAAAAACTGAACACTGAAAATACAAAGCCACCTACAAAAATCGCAACGAAAATTAACATTAGAGCCTTTTTGGAATAATTTACTTTTTTTGAGTTGGAGATACGAATTGAGAAAATATTCATAGTTTTGGAATACTAAAATAATAACACAATAAAAATTCTTTCGTCAATAATGAGTTTCCCTCCTTAACCTAGGAAACTTACCTAGGAAAAAAGTAAAGAACTAACAAAGAGCAAATAAAGAACAACTGAAAAACGAGTACCTCCTTATTTAAATAATAATAGTATATTAAGAATTCCTTTGTCAAATGATAACTTACTTCTCCAGGCGGCCAAATTGCAGTTAACAAGCTTTAAACACATCTATAAGAGTTCTGACGAAAGATAAAAAAGTGTCCAATAATGGGCTTTTTATTTGAAGAAAAATAGATTTGATACTACTTTTGACCGATGCCCTATCCGTGTCCTACCTATGTCCTACTTATGGGACATGGTGACCATCTTTTTCAAATAAAAAAGAGCTGAATTTATATTATCAGCTCATTTGTCAGGCTTTTTCCTCTGCCTCTTCTGATTAATGTATCCAGCTATGATTTTTCCAATAGTAATACCAAAGACTATTCCAAGCGCTATCTCAATAACCTCCCTTCTTTTTTTAGCGTGCACTTGTTTAGACCATTAAACTCAATAGTAAGGTTAATAATCTACCTACAGAAAGTATAAGAATTATTGCAAGGATTGCAGTAGTTGAGTTAAGCACTGAATATTCAGATTTCTTAGTCAGAGCACTTCTTCTAAAGAAACAGTAAGCTACTCTCATTAATATCAGATCAGCTGGCAGCAAGATTGATGCGTATAGCATATATGGCGTCGTAAAAAAGCTAGTCGATTTAACATCTGTCACCTTACCTATCACTTGATCGGCTGTTATTTCCCAGTCGTCTGGTACATCATTAGCATCTCCTTTTGTCTTGAATATTAAGAAGCTTGGATTTTCTTGTATCTCCACTACCCTGTGGGCAACTGCTACTGGTATTGAATCTACCCTGAAGGAAATTATATCTCCGACTCGTATGTCTTCTATGCCTCTTTTTACTAATATTGTGTCGCCATGCAACATCGCTGGAGTCATGCTATGTCCTATTGTTATAAAGACGTAATCAGCACTAACTAAGAAAGGACACCTTGTAAGGATGAATGGTGAAACCAATAACAAGAGTATTACTAATAGCCCTATATTTAGAATCACTTCTAATCCTTTTTTCTTTTTCAATATCTCACCTTCTTTTATTCAATTCAGGTCACGATATCTTTTTTTACATATTTCAAAGAGCTTTTCCTCCTTGACTAAAATATTTTAACAAAAGTTATAGAAAGAGTCAAGTCCGAGATTACAACCCACCCAAGGACGGAGCGTTTCGCTTCGCAAAAGCGCCTCGCGTCCCGACCACATCCTCCCACCTTCGGTGAGCTCCTAAGCCCTCGCCGCGTCAGGCGCGGCGAGGGCAATTGCTATACTGAAAGTCGTGGATGATTTTCTAGCCTTTGAGTGGGGATTGATTTATTTAAATTCTAATTTTTCTTTAACTTTTTTTACTATATCTTCAAGTTTCCAGTCGGTTTTAACCAAAAAATCATAAACTCCGTCTTTCAAGGCTTTGGCTATTGTTCCCATATCGCTTAAATTAGTTAGAATAATCACCGGAACATCTTTACCCCAATTATCCACTCGCAACTTCTTAAGCATCGTTATTCCATTCATCTTTGGCAAAATAATATCTAGTAAAATCAAATCGGGATGCTCTTTTATGGCACGTTCCAATCCCTCCTCCCCATTTTTTGCCTCAAGCACACTAAACCCTTCGTCAGTAAATCTATCAGCTAATATCTGTAACATAGCCCTCTCATCTTCAACCACTAAAATTGTTTTATTTTTTGTTGATTGCTCCATTATATACAATAATTAATTTTAGATTTTAAAAAGCGAGTTAAATATTTAATCTCTTCTTCCCCTTTTTCTTTTTCATTCCTTCTAGAGGAATTGTGGCATAAAAAGTGGTACCCTTGTTTTCTTCTGATTCAAGCCAAATTTTACCGCCAGATTGCTCCAGGACCGATTTAACAATATAGAGCCCGAGGCCAGTACCATCTGGCTCTTTTTCTCTTATATTGTCAGCCCGAAAAAACTTAGTAAATATTCGTGATTGTTGAGTTTTTGGAATACCATATCCAGTATCTAAAACTTTAATAAGTACATCAGATTTTTGTTTCTTAATTAAAAGCTTCACCCTGCCCCTTTCAGGAATATATTTAACAGCATTAGAAAGTAAATTTTGGAAAACAATACGCATAATATTTGGATCAGCATTGATAATCGGCAGATTTTTGGAGTAATTCTTCTCCACTTTTAATTTTTTATTTTTAATTTGTGGCGAAAGCCCACTAAGCACGCTATCTGCAATTTCTGTAAGATTTATCGGCTCTGGCTTAATACCAAGAATACCAAGCTCTATTCTCGAAACATTTAAAAGAGCATTCACTGATTTTACCAATTGCTGATTAGCGGTATAAATTTCTTCCAAATATTTCTTTTGTTGATTATAAAGTTTTCCTGCTTTCCCAAGAAGGAGCATCTCGGAATACCAATTAATGGTAGTCAGGGGGGTGCGGAGTTGATGAGAGGTTAAGGACACAAATTCTGTTTTTGCCTGGTCAGCCTTTTTGCGCTCGGAGATATCTTTTGTTATAGCCATGAAAGCCATAGGTTTATCAGATGAATCCCGAATAATACTCGCCGAGAGTTCTGCTGGAAACTCGCGACCGTCTTTAGTCAAAAAAGTATATTCTATATTTTTTACGGAGCCTTGCTTTAAGGTTTTCCTCATGTTCTTTAATGCCCTCTGCCAGTCCTTCTGAGCAATTAAATCAAAAGCTCTCTTACCTATTAATTCTTCCTTTACAGAGAAACCATGCATATTCAAGGTTGCCCGGTTGCACTCGATTATATTTCCATTTAAATCGGTAACTGTAATAGCATCGGGAGATGAACTAAATATATTCCGCAACCTCTCTTCAGATTCGCTGAGCTTTTTCTCCATCTTCTTGCGCTCGGTGATGTCTCGAATAACAGCTGCTATGCCTATAACTTTTCCCTTTGCATTCTCAACCCTTTGTTTAACAATATGAAAGCATTTTTCATCAAGCCATTCTTCTCTAGAGATAAAGCCAGATTTAAAAGCCTCTATGTCACTTTTCCTGCAACCTTTAGCAACTGTTTTTGGCATAAAATCAAAGTCTGTCTTGCCAATTATATCTTTTACCTTTATATTGAAAGGTTTTTCATGCGCTTTATTAGCAACTAAATACCTAAAATTTTTGTCCTTAAGAAAAATAAGGTCAGATGAGGAATTGATAAGTGATTCAATTTTCTTTTGATAGCTCTTAATTTCTTCTTCTCTCTTCTTGCGCTCGGTGATATCTCTTAAAATTGCTAAAGAACCAATAATTTTCCCTTTATCTATAATAAATGGTGCAGCACTTACCTCAGTTACTAACCTCTTCCTATTTTTATTGACTCCTTCTATCTCATAAGGAGGGGCTTCTATTCCTCTTAATCTTTTTTTAAAATATTCAGCGATTCTTCTTTTACTTTTGGAGTTAATAAACTTAAGTTCTTTAAAATGGTGTCCTTTTATTTCTTTTGGACTAAATCCAGTTATTTTTTTAACTGCAGGGTTAATATCAATAATCCTCCCTTTTTTATCAAGAAAAACAACAATATCTTTCATCTCTTCAAATAAAATTTTGTATCTCTCTTCAGGCTTTTTCACGTTTTTGCTCATTTTTTTGCCTGACATCTTTAATATCTAAATTTGTATTTTTATTTTATCACACTCCCAGGATTATCTACAAAACAAAAATCTTAAAAACTCTCGGGCTGCGGCTTGCCCTGAGCGAGTCGAAAAACTCCCCTTAATGGATGATATTAGAACTTGTCTACTTTGAATATTTTTCTTTGTATTTTAAAATTATGGTTCTGGCAGGTTCTACAAGGGGTAATTTTAATGCTTCATCCAGAGTTGTCCATATGTATTCCGTTCCTTCTTTATTAAGAACAACGTTAGTGTCTTTAGCTTTACATACATAATCAAAAAGAATAAAATGTTTTTTCTTGTGAAATTCCTTGCCAAAAATAAATTCTTGTAGGGTTATAAATTGTATATCAAATATATTAAGGTTTGTTTCTTCTTTTATCTCTCGCTTAAATGCTTGTTCGATTGTTTCTCCAAGTTCTATATGTCCACCAGGAATGACATATTTTCCTTTCCATTTAGGAGAAGTCATAAGTAAAACCTTGCCTTCTTGATTGAAGATTAAAGCACAGACAGTTGGTTCTGGATATTTTTGCTTACTAATATTATTTTGCTCGCCCACATAATTAAATTACGACAAATTGTTATAATCGTTAAACAACACATTAGCTCCAACCTCTTCCGCCTTAATTTTTTCCTTAATCTACGGTCCTTTTAAGACATATTTTTACTAAGATATATTAAATCGCAAAAGTGAAAGTTTTATACAAAACGTGCCATGGATATATTATAATATTATATGGAGGGACCTATCCATGGCACGTTTTGTTTTATCTATCATATACACTTTATGGTAGATAAGTAGATACCTCGTATGTCCTTCCAATAATATTGGGGTCCTTCAAGGGAAGGGCAAGACAAGACCCGGTATAGCTCGCCCTTCCCCCCTAAAAGAGCCATCTTAATTATAACTTTCAAAGATGAATTTTCTATGAAGCTGAAAAATTCTTATCTTAACTAAATAAGAGAAGATTTCAAATTAAAAAGTCTCCAAAATTGGAAGCTTTTTAACAACAAAATATGTTTAAAAAAGAGATTATCCTTTAATTCGGTAACCCACACCACGGATCGTTTCTAATAATTTTTCCTGATTGCTATAATCTATTTTTTTTCTTAAATTCTTGATGTGCACATCCACGACATTACTAAATGAGTCGAATTCGAAACCCCAAAGATTAAATAATATTTGTTCTCGGGACATTACCTGATTAGGATGGCGCATTAAATATTCCAGTAAACTAAATTCTTTTAAGGTAAGAAGAATTTCTTTACCATTGCGGAAAACTTTTTTAGTAACAATGTTAAGAGTTAAATCTCGTACTTTAAGTTCAATAGGTAAAGATTGTTTGGGTCGGCGCAGGAGCGCTTTTATTCTTGCAAAAAATTCCTTGAATGAAAATGGTTTAACAAGATAATCGTCAGCACCCCTGTTAAGACCAGAGACTATATCGTCAGTAGTATCTTTTGCAGTTAGTACTAAAATCGGAGTGACTATACTCTGCTCTCTAATATTTTTCAAAACGGTAAGCCCATCTTTTTTAGGCAGTATTAAATCGAGAATAATTAAATCGTAATCATTATGATATAACTCGATACGGCGTTGACCGGCTTCGCCATCCAGAACAAAATCAGCTGTAAAGCCTTCTTTCTCTAGGCCTTCTTTTAATGCCTTAGCTAATTTCTCCTCATCTTCAACAATTAAAATCTTCATATAACTTTTATATAATTAATTATTTATATTTTATACCTCAAGGCCTGCTTCTTGCTAACTATTAAACGCATACTTGTTGTTTAGCCTTTAATTAATTATATCAAAATAAAACCCCGAGAAAAGCCCTCGCCGCGCCTGACGCGGCGAGGGCAAAAAGTACCGTAAGATTAAAACCTGTTTGATGAGTTTTCAAAAGAACCAAAGGCTTGATTTTTTAGTGTAAAAATGATATAGTATAATATTATGCAATCGATTTTCACTATCTTAACTATTATTGTTGCGATTGTGGTCTTTTCTTATTTTTGGCAATTTTTAACGATTGAGTGGGAAAATTTACAACAAGGAATTTTTTCTCAAGCCCAAGGGAATGCTTCTAAAAAGCAATCTACAGGAAAACAAACCTTTGTAAAGTCTGCTGGGACAGCAGCGATAGTAAAACCCAAAGGGTCCGCTATCTCGGTCAACACCTATATAACTGCCGGTCCAGAAGAAGGGGAAATTATAGAAGAAACGAATAAAGTTACTTTTGAATTTGAAGCAAAAATTTCTCCGGAAGAAACTAAGGGGCGGGTATCGTTTGAGACAAAAATTGAAGGATTCGATGATGATTGGAAAAAAACTTATTCCAAAAAGAGAACAATAAGCCTTCCACCGGGACCCAAAGAATATATTTTTTTAGTTAGAGCGAAAATAAAAGATTCAGTTGATCCCACCCCAGCCAAGAGAACTTTTAAAATGAATGTTTCTCCCTATTTTGAGAAAGTAAGAATTTCTAGCGTAAGAATTCAAAAATCAGAAAACCTACCATCCTATCGTTCCTCTTTAATAACATTGAGGACTTATCTTAAAGAAGAGGAGATTAATATCACCGGTTGGCATATTAAGGGAAGAGGAGGTAGCTTTGTTATTCCTGCAGGGATAGAAAAATATCTTCCTGGTTATAATTCAATTCCTCAGAAAAGTATTTTTGTAAAACAAGGGGATAAAATATATATGTCTGGCGGTTCAAATCCTTTAGGAAGAGGTAGAAACTTTCGTCCCAATAAATGCATGGGTTATTTGGCTAACTCTCGCGATTTTATTATTTCCCTATCAAAAAAATGCCCAAAACCAAAGAGAGAAGAAATCTCCCATCTTCGCCCCTGCTGTCAAGGGTTTATTCTCCGTCTCGGAAGATGTAAAGTTCCCGATTATTCTAGTGATTGGAGAATTTCCCGTGACTCACAATGTGTATCTTATCTTAATAAAAATTTTAACTATGAAGGCTGTTTTATAAATTATTCCAGAGATGAAAACTTTTTAGAAAAGAAGTGGCATATTTATCTAGGTAGTGATATTACCACTAGTGGTTATTGCGACACACTTTATTTACGAGACCAAAACGGCCTCATTGTAGATACATATTCTTACGGACGACCTGTCTGTAAATAGATATTTTTATTAAAACACTTTTACTTAAAATTCCATCAATAAACTAAAAAAACTGTCTTAATTATGGCGGTTTTTTTGGTCTGGGTTAAACCAAAACCCCCGAGACTACAACCCACCCAAGGACGGGGCGTTTCGCTTCGCAAAAGCGCCTCGCGTCCCGACCACATCCTCCCGCCTTCGGTGGGCCCCTAAACTCTCGGGGCGGGCGGAAATAAAAAGGAAGGTTTAAATTCTTCTTCTCTTTCCAAGAGGTTGCATTACTCTAATAGTAAATAACAGACAAACCTCGTTCCCCTCCTGCAAGAGTTATTTAAGGCAACAACTCATATTGGGAGAAGAAGAAACCTTCCTATGAATACTCCATATATTAGCATAAAAAGGTTAAAAATACAAGACAAACCCCGAGAAAAACTCTCGGGCTAACTTACTGCGGGTCGTGGATGACGCTGTGCCCCGTAGTGAGCTTCGCTCTACTACTGGGGTTAAAACCTATTTAGTGAACATTTCAAGCACTCTTAAATCGGCCCTTATAGTTGTTTGAGCTAAATTTTTAGTATAATACTTATTCAGAAAGCGTATTGAATGCTTCTTCGGTACTGGTTGTAGTGTTACCCACAGCATCAGCAGAGCTCACTAGATAATGGTAAGTAGTGCTTGGAGTTAAACTGAATAGTGCGATGTTATGATCTAATACTAAATCGAGAGAACTCTCCATCGGCGTTGAATCTGGTATAACAAGCGGAGTCACTGTATCATACCACACCTTACTATCTGCTGGCTCGTTGGTAAGCCAAGTAATCATCGTTGATGTTGTAGTGGTATCTATGGCACTAAGTTCTGAAATAACGGGCGCTATAGTGTCCGGAGTGGGTGTTTCTTCTTCTAGTTTTTTAGCAATACCGGGGGGAAGTTTTTGTCCAGGCAATGGCTTAGGCTCAAATCCAAGTTTTTTTCTAATTCCTGGCGCAATTAAAAGACCAAGTGGCACTTTACCAGACTCGCCGGCACCTTCCTCAAGTAGCTCGTTTATTCTAGATAATGTTTTGGGCCCGACCACTCCGACCTGCTCAATGCCTGCTATTTTCTGAAATCTTTTTACCGCATTCCTTGTTAATGGGCCAAAGTATCCTGTAACCAGTCCTTCAGGATAAATGTCTGGGTCTGTTGCTAATATTTCTTGTAATAACTTAACGTCTTCCCCGGTCATGCCTGTTCGCAGTTGCCTAATTAGCTTAAGAGTTTCTTTAATCTCTTTTTCTATCTTCTTTACTTCCAGCCTTGCTTGTCTTAATGTTTCTATCTGAGCAATTAATGCTTCTATCTGCGCCCTTAATTTTTCTATCTGTTCTTGCAATAATTGAAGGAGTTCCTGTACTGAAGGAGTGTTTGTTGTTTGCGCAAAAACGGGTATATACAAAACACCAAGCAAAATAGTCACACCAAGAAGAATGCCAATAATTTTATTCATTTTATTTTAATTTAATAAGATAGACTTTTAATACTATCCGACCTTTCATCTTTATTTATTATACCTTACCTATTTGCAAATCAAAAGCCCGAGAAAAACACTTCAATAAATTC from Patescibacteria group bacterium includes the following:
- a CDS encoding signal peptidase I; translated protein: MKKKKGLEVILNIGLLVILLLLVSPFILTRCPFLVSADYVFITIGHSMTPAMLHGDTILVKRGIEDIRVGDIISFRVDSIPVAVAHRVVEIQENPSFLIFKTKGDANDVPDDWEITADQVIGKVTDVKSTSFFTTPYMLYASILLPADLILMRVAYCFFRRSALTKKSEYSVLNSTTAILAIILILSVGRLLTLLLSLMV
- a CDS encoding NUDIX domain-containing protein, whose product is MGEQNNISKQKYPEPTVCALIFNQEGKVLLMTSPKWKGKYVIPGGHIELGETIEQAFKREIKEETNLNIFDIQFITLQEFIFGKEFHKKKHFILFDYVCKAKDTNVVLNKEGTEYIWTTLDEALKLPLVEPARTIILKYKEKYSK
- a CDS encoding peptidoglycan-binding protein produces the protein MNKIIGILLGVTILLGVLYIPVFAQTTNTPSVQELLQLLQEQIEKLRAQIEALIAQIETLRQARLEVKKIEKEIKETLKLIRQLRTGMTGEDVKLLQEILATDPDIYPEGLVTGYFGPLTRNAVKRFQKIAGIEQVGVVGPKTLSRINELLEEGAGESGKVPLGLLIAPGIRKKLGFEPKPLPGQKLPPGIAKKLEEETPTPDTIAPVISELSAIDTTTTSTMITWLTNEPADSKVWYDTVTPLVIPDSTPMESSLDLVLDHNIALFSLTPSTTYHYLVSSADAVGNTTTSTEEAFNTLSE
- a CDS encoding response regulator transcription factor encodes the protein MKILIVEDEEKLAKALKEGLEKEGFTADFVLDGEAGQRRIELYHNDYDLIILDLILPKKDGLTVLKNIREQSIVTPILVLTAKDTTDDIVSGLNRGADDYLVKPFSFKEFFARIKALLRRPKQSLPIELKVRDLTLNIVTKKVFRNGKEILLTLKEFSLLEYLMRHPNQVMSREQILFNLWGFEFDSFSNVVDVHIKNLRKKIDYSNQEKLLETIRGVGYRIKG
- a CDS encoding response regulator, with translation MEQSTKNKTILVVEDERAMLQILADRFTDEGFSVLEAKNGEEGLERAIKEHPDLILLDIILPKMNGITMLKKLRVDNWGKDVPVIILTNLSDMGTIAKALKDGVYDFLVKTDWKLEDIVKKVKEKLEFK
- the maf gene encoding septum formation protein Maf; amino-acid sequence: MTKIILATASPYRREGFEFLGIDFETKRSNVDESQVDRANPEKLVRTLSKLKAEAAAKSYSDAIIIGMDSVGYFKGQILEKPKSREEASQRLKFLSGNNHQFYTGIYMINIALNRAISKVIKTEVFMRNISDKEINKYLDEDPHYNTYALGYDPLKHSSSAFIQRIEGSYNNLLRGIPLEIIVEMLPDVGYKK
- a CDS encoding fibronectin type III domain-containing protein; this translates as MNIFSIRISNSKKVNYSKKALMLIFVAIFVGGFVFSVFSFSSQALACSFCPSEPTYAISGMKFNDKNGNGVKNYCESGLQGWTITIEGPEQFSDSTVTNKRGKYRFSNLSPGSYTICEVQQEGWEQTYPTENNGCHLVEIENYCKYGINFGNYQEEEPEPYCGDGVLDDGEECDEGENNGQECTPEYGSTCTYCSLECEIVELTGPYCGDGILDDGEECECDGDCDEGMVCINCICEEETVEPVCGNGIVEEGEKCDDGNIDDGDGCSSQCQLEGPGPECTDADGDGYYAYDEIYCLEGDDCDDTNPEVNPGAEEICNDGIDNDCDGDIDDDDTDCQPECEPEETQSCDTGQSGICAVGTQTCDGDGFWDECVPDNEPVTEICDNDLDDDCDGYADCDDSDCEGDPACEVTPGGPVMTGGPGPTRLIIFNEENEEVQADTATVTWLTNISATSRVIYDIVSHPTLGDAPNYGYANSTIEDPTKVTFHTVTITGLTPDTTYYWRAVSQSSPEILGDELTFTTGSAEEEGVEEEVIEEISLEDIEKALEEIGDRTEALREEIEKISPPTPPEVPEVEVEEEIIEEVEEEAKPEEEEKPEEEEKPEEEEKLAEEEEEPKTGLEKLLAAVVSFFNFENLCRLSFLVIVVLVILFLLSKKKREERKKRWILLLATVILVILYCFFCRSSCWILLLVTVILIISSLLFREKRKEEKKEWTEL
- a CDS encoding PAS domain S-box protein, whose translation is MSGKKMSKNVKKPEERYKILFEEMKDIVVFLDKKGRIIDINPAVKKITGFSPKEIKGHHFKELKFINSKSKRRIAEYFKKRLRGIEAPPYEIEGVNKNRKRLVTEVSAAPFIIDKGKIIGSLAILRDITERKKREEEIKSYQKKIESLINSSSDLIFLKDKNFRYLVANKAHEKPFNIKVKDIIGKTDFDFMPKTVAKGCRKSDIEAFKSGFISREEWLDEKCFHIVKQRVENAKGKVIGIAAVIRDITERKKMEKKLSESEERLRNIFSSSPDAITVTDLNGNIIECNRATLNMHGFSVKEELIGKRAFDLIAQKDWQRALKNMRKTLKQGSVKNIEYTFLTKDGREFPAELSASIIRDSSDKPMAFMAITKDISERKKADQAKTEFVSLTSHQLRTPLTTINWYSEMLLLGKAGKLYNQQKKYLEEIYTANQQLVKSVNALLNVSRIELGILGIKPEPINLTEIADSVLSGLSPQIKNKKLKVEKNYSKNLPIINADPNIMRIVFQNLLSNAVKYIPERGRVKLLIKKQKSDVLIKVLDTGYGIPKTQQSRIFTKFFRADNIREKEPDGTGLGLYIVKSVLEQSGGKIWLESEENKGTTFYATIPLEGMKKKKGKKRLNI